In the Silvanigrella aquatica genome, ATTCAAATTTGGAGAGTATGAAAGAAGAAATATAAATTCGATTCCAAGTCGTGATGCACGATTTCTAACAAGTTTACAATGCTGGTACCTTGCGTTATCCAAAACAATACTTATCTTTTCTGAACCACATTGATATCTTATTTTGTGCAATATTTTGCAAACAGATTCTGCATTAATAGTACTCTAATTTTCTATTGTTATTAATTTATTAGAAATAGGATCGAATGCTCCATATACAAAATGNNNNNNNNNNNNNNNNNNNNNNNNNNNNNNNNNNNNNNNNNNNNNNNNNNNNNNNNNNNNNNNNNNNNNNNNNNNNNNNNNNNNNNNNNNNNNNNNNNNNNNNNNNNNNNNNNNNNNNNNNNNNNNNNNNNNNNNNNNNNNNNNNNNNNNNNNNNNNNNNNNNNNNNNNNNNNNNNNNNNNNNNNNNNNNNNNNNNNNNNNNNNNNNNNNNNNNNNNNNNNNNNNNNNNNNNNNNNNNNNNNNNNNNNNNNNNNNNNNNNNNNNNNNNNNNNNNNNNNNNNNNNNNNNNNNNNNNNNNNNNNNNNNNNNNNCTTCTTTTGAAGTTTGCGGAGGATTTTTGCGAAATTCTTCTTCAATCATTTCTCGAAAATTGTAAAGTTCACTTTTTCTTTTTACAATTTTTTTTTCAAGTAAACCTTCAATTCCGTTCTTCCTAAATTCATGAAAATAAGAACAAATTGTATTTTCACAAGAACCTAATATTTTTAAAATTTCTTTAATTGGTATGCTATGTGTATGCAAAATGAGCGCTTCTGCTTTTTTCTGAACTAATGGTCTGGGATCTTTAAATCGAACTTTTTTAAGTAAATCAACAAAGCCTTCAGCAAAGTAAACAGAAATAGTCATGACGCCCTCCATCAATCGGAAGGTCTATATACGGCTTCTTTTGTTTTTTGTCATAAAATTAATAAATTCTCACTTCTACTGCTGCGGAAGTATAGATAAAGATTTAATTAATTGATTTAATTAAAATATCATGATATAAAAAAACCTATTTTGAATTATTCAAAATAGGTTTTAAAGGTAATAAAATGTATTTTAACCCAAATAAATTGATTGATATATTATCAAAAAATAAATTATCAGAAAAAAGAATGGTAATTTATCTTTTTATTTTTATCAGTTTTGGCTTTCCATATTATTTTTTGATTCAATCTATTGAGGAAATTACAGCAAATATAGTTAAGATATGGCTTTTAGGAGAGCCTTTAAATAATAATATAATAGCATTTTTAAAATACGGGTTAGATATTATCGCATTTTTTATAATTTATAAGTATAATGGAACTAAAGATATTCTCATTCGTTATGTAACACTTTATACCACTCTAATGTTTATATCTTTTTTAGGCGCATTTGTTTTTATGATATTACCAATAGTTTTTTTAACTTTTGACGCTTATATTCTTAAAATGTACATTGCAGATTCTCCAACACTAATTCCTTTTATTAAATTTTGTTTCGAACCTTTTTTAATTGATAACATAATATTAAACTTTACTCTTATATATTACTTTAGAAAATTAAAGAAACTATCTTGCAGTTCTTGAATTTCTTTCAGCTGCACTACCAGAAGATCTCATAGGTCTATCAACAATTTTTCCGTGAGCACCAGTAGAACCACCATTTCTATTAAGATCTCTATCTTGTCCTTGTCGATTATTTGCTATAAGTTTTTCCCTTTGTTCTTCCTTACTTCTTGCATCTTGTTGTTGTCCAAACTCCCACCAGTCTTTAATTTATTGTATTTTTAGGGCTATAATTGATGCAGATTTTTTTACAATATCTAAAAATTTTTTGATTAAAGAAATAGTTCCTTTAGTTGCAATATATTTAGGAAGTGACATAAAATGGGTATTTTTATATAACATAATATGTCAACTAGCGCATACCGACAGTTTTCGCTTCTACTCCCCCAAGACCCCAATCGATTTTTTTACATTTTCAATTCCATAGTTACTTAATAATAATTTATTACCTAATGGAAAAAAATGTTGGAGAAAAAGCACCTTTTAATTTTTGCAGTAAACCTGCTACTTGAATTAAAACTGTGGCATAATTCACAAAAGTAACAGCAATTTCATTTTCTTTTAGTGTTCATTTTATATCTAAATTTATTGAATTTTCTAATTTTTCTGGCCAATTTTCAAATGAAAATGCAAACATTAACTTTACAACATCCAAAAATCCGTGCTCCGAGGATTCAACAGGATTATAAAATTTTGAGCCGTTGCAATGATCCGTTAAAGGATATTTTGAGGAGGAGGAGGAACACCCCATTATTTTTGTTAGCATTAGGAAACAAATGAGTTTAAGGTAACTTAAAACGCGAATTTATTTCACACAATCTCCTCAAATTACCATTCTAATCCAAATCCTGTTTGGTACTCTGTCACACGAGTTTCAAAGAAATTCTTTTCTTTAGGGAGATCCATAATCTCATTCATCCAAGGGAAAGGTGTTTCTTCTTCACCATAAATAGGATCGAGACCAATGCTTTCAATACGTCTATCTGCAATATAACGAATATAACGTGCAAATTGCGAACGGGACAATCCTAAAATATCGCGCGGTAAGGAATCAGCTACAAAAGCATCTTCAAGTTCAACCACATGCTCAATATTTTTAGAAACCTCGGCTTTTAATTCCGGTGTCCAAATATCTCTATTTTCTTCAATATATTGATTGATTAATTTGGTGCCAAAGCGACAATGTAAACTCTCATCGCGCACAATATATTCCAGTTGTTCCGATGTTCCCACAAGAAGATTGCGGCGTTTAAAGTTTAGTAACAAAACAAAGGCACTATAAAACTGCATTCCCTCCATGCCCACATAATAAGCACAAAGATTTTTCAAAAATAAAGCACGACCTTCTTTTGTCTTTGTTGTAAAACCTTCATTTAAAATACCTTCAAAAAACTGTGCTTGAAAGTCGTGTTTATCTTTAATTGTTCCTACTTTTTTAAACTCACCAAACACTTCTTGCTGATCCATAGAAAGCGATTCCACAATGTGGGAATAACTCCATGAGTGAATGCTTTCTTGAAATGCTTGAGCCGTTAAATACTGGCGGCACTCTGGATTTGTGATGTGCTTATAAATAGCCATAATGATATTATCGCCAACTAACACATCGGTATTCGCAAAAAAACTTAAGATTTTTTTAATAAGGTGACGCTCATCTTGCGTAAGGTAACCTTGATTTTTCCACTGTGCAATATCAGAAGCCATTGAAATTTCTTGAGGAAGCCAGTGATTTTTACATAAATTTTTAAATTCATCCCATGCCCAAGGATATTGAAAAGGCATAAGCTGCGGTCTAATTTCATTAATTAACATTTAAATTCTCCTTGTGAATTATAAATCTTATTGACAAGATTCACATTCAGGATTGTCTATAGAACATGCTTTTACTTCAGGTGGTAAAATTGTTTCTTTTCTTTTTACCGAAGATAAACTTGATTTTTCAACCCCTGTTGCGGCTCTTGTACGCAGATAATAAGTTGTTTTAAGACCACTATGCCAAGCATAACGGTACATTTCATCAATTTTCTTTCCACTGGGCGCAGACATATATAAATTTAAACTTTGTGCTTGATCAATATAAATTTGACGTAATGAAGCACAACGAATCAATTGTTCTGGTTCCATATCAAATGCTGTTTTATATAATTCTTTAATATGTTCTGGTACATCAAGGTCATCTAAAGCACCATCATAGCGCTTTAATTCACGAGATAAATCAGCACTCCAAAGACCCAATGCTTTTAAATCATCAATTAAATATTCATTGATAATAGTATAGTCACCACCCATGTTACTTTTTACATAGAGATTTTTATATGTAGGCTCAATAGATTGTGTACAATTTGAAATATTTGAAATTGTCGCTGTTGGTGCCACTGCTAAGCAAAGACTATTTCTCATTCCTTTGCCTACAAGATGCCGAACTTCATCCCAGTCTAATTTATGTTTGAAACCATCAGCAAACAATAAATCTTCACAAGGTTTTTGTTCGTTTGATAAAGTAACATACGTTGTCGGAGCTTCTGGAATACGCACATGACTTCCTAATTCGGTTATGGTGTCCTTTGGTACCTTACCTTTAGACCAAACCGAACCTTGGTAAGAAGAATAGGATCCTCTTTCGGCCGCTAATAATGCGGAAGTTTTAATGGCATGAAAGCTAATATATTCCGCAATTTTTTCTGATAACCACATAGCTTCAGGTTTAGAATAAGGAATTTTCTTCATGTATAAAACATCTTGAAAGCCCATAAATCCGAGTCCTACGGGACGGTGTCTATGATTTGCTGTCTCAGCAGATTTAATGGGATAAAAGTTTTCAGTGATAACGTTATCAAGCATACGCATTCCCACACTGACTGCGTGCGCTAATGTTTTTGCAGGATTTTCAGATTGAAATACGGCTTTTAAATTAATCGATCCCAAATTACAAACGGCAGTTTCTTCAGAATTTGTATTTAAAGTGATTTCTGTACAAAGATTACTGCTGTGTACAACCCCCGCATGACGTTGCGCACTTCTTAAATTACAAGGATCTTTAAATGTAACCCAAGGATGTCCTGTTTCAAAAATCATCGTTAAAATTTTACGCCATAATTGTACAGCGGAAACTTTTTTATAATTTTGTATTTCACCTTGTGCTGCTTTTTGTTCATAAATCTCATAAAGGCGCTTGAATTCTTCACCGTAAGATTCGTGTAAGTCTTTTGCTTCAGAAGGACAAAACAATGTCCACTCACTGTTACTTTCAACTCTTTCTAAAAACAAATCGGGAATCCAATTTGCTGTATTCATGTCGTGAGTACGACGGCGTTCATCACCGGTATTTTTTCTAAGTTCTAAAAAATCTTCAATGTCTAAGTGCCATGTTTCAAGATAAGCACACACAGCACCTTTTCTTTTTCCACCTTGATTTACAGCAATAGTAGAGGAATCTTGTACCTTAATAAAAGGAATAACGCCTTGCGAACGTCCATTTGTTCCTTTAATCCAGCTGCCGCTGCCACGAATATTTGTCCAGTCGTTACCTAAACCACCTGCATATTTAGAAAGCATTGCGTTATCAGAATACTGACGATAAATATCGAGCAAATCATCTTGTGTTGTCGTTAAAAAGCAAGACGACATTTGCGAATGATTTGTTCCCGAATTAAATAACGTAGGAGTACTTGGTACATAAAGCATTTGCGATACAACTTCATAAAATTCTGCAGCATGTTTTGTTGCTTCCACAGCGTTACCTTCTGCCAGAGCAACACCCATAGCCACGCGCATCCAGAAATGCTGAAAGGATTCGTAGCGCATGCCTTTTTTATGCAAAAGATAGCGATCATAAAGAGTATGTGAGCCCAAATAATCAAATAAATAATTGCGTTCATGTCGAATACAAGAGTTTAAATATTCTAAATCAAGCTCGCGTAAACGAGAAGACAATTGTCCTTGTGATGTGCCAAACGCCACATATTCCGAAAGTGTCGGATAGTGTTTTTCTTGCTCAGGAGCTGAAGACGGCTGCGCGCTCATTCCTATTGTATTTAAAACTTCAAGACGAAGTTGTTCTGACAATAAACTCGCTGCAATGTATGAGTATTCTCTTCCTTGTTCAATCAGAGGACGTACATCAAGAATAATATTTGGTATGGAAGAATTGAAATCTACATTAGAAAAATTCAATTCTGAAAGATTCGCTTTAGGGTGATAAGGTCTGTAAGAGGACATCGCCATGAAATTTCTCCAGATGGTGTACAAGTCGTTCCACGTCTTGACTCAAAGAAAAGAGCAGTTAATACATAGCCATACAAATGAATGGTATACAATGCCGCGGAAATTCATCGACCGCAAATCGTCCAGTTAGAGGAGTTGCGGCACTTCAAAGAGTAGGATGAAAATGCCGGCATTTGTCATATATAGTGGTAGCCCAGATTAAAAGACACTGTCAATAGTGTGGGAATAAAAATTCTGGCAGTAAAGATCTTCAAATTTAATCAGCATTAAAATTAAAAA is a window encoding:
- a CDS encoding ribonucleotide-diphosphate reductase subunit beta, which translates into the protein MLINEIRPQLMPFQYPWAWDEFKNLCKNHWLPQEISMASDIAQWKNQGYLTQDERHLIKKILSFFANTDVLVGDNIIMAIYKHITNPECRQYLTAQAFQESIHSWSYSHIVESLSMDQQEVFGEFKKVGTIKDKHDFQAQFFEGILNEGFTTKTKEGRALFLKNLCAYYVGMEGMQFYSAFVLLLNFKRRNLLVGTSEQLEYIVRDESLHCRFGTKLINQYIEENRDIWTPELKAEVSKNIEHVVELEDAFVADSLPRDILGLSRSQFARYIRYIADRRIESIGLDPIYGEEETPFPWMNEIMDLPKEKNFFETRVTEYQTGFGLEW
- a CDS encoding transposase, which translates into the protein MNAESVCKILHKIRYQCGSEKISIVLDNARYQHCKLVRNRASRLGIEFIFLLSYSPNLNIIERYWKYVKKKCLNSKYHMSFFYLKRQLKIACIKQNLIRKLEMSIISLKQLNFREFK
- a CDS encoding helix-turn-helix domain-containing protein, coding for MTISVYFAEGFVDLLKKVRFKDPRPLVQKKAEALILHTHSIPIKEILKILGSCENTICSYFHEFRKNGIEGLLEKKIVKRKSELYNFREMIEEEFRKNPPQTSKE
- a CDS encoding ribonucleoside-diphosphate reductase subunit alpha, with amino-acid sequence MAMSSYRPYHPKANLSELNFSNVDFNSSIPNIILDVRPLIEQGREYSYIAASLLSEQLRLEVLNTIGMSAQPSSAPEQEKHYPTLSEYVAFGTSQGQLSSRLRELDLEYLNSCIRHERNYLFDYLGSHTLYDRYLLHKKGMRYESFQHFWMRVAMGVALAEGNAVEATKHAAEFYEVVSQMLYVPSTPTLFNSGTNHSQMSSCFLTTTQDDLLDIYRQYSDNAMLSKYAGGLGNDWTNIRGSGSWIKGTNGRSQGVIPFIKVQDSSTIAVNQGGKRKGAVCAYLETWHLDIEDFLELRKNTGDERRRTHDMNTANWIPDLFLERVESNSEWTLFCPSEAKDLHESYGEEFKRLYEIYEQKAAQGEIQNYKKVSAVQLWRKILTMIFETGHPWVTFKDPCNLRSAQRHAGVVHSSNLCTEITLNTNSEETAVCNLGSINLKAVFQSENPAKTLAHAVSVGMRMLDNVITENFYPIKSAETANHRHRPVGLGFMGFQDVLYMKKIPYSKPEAMWLSEKIAEYISFHAIKTSALLAAERGSYSSYQGSVWSKGKVPKDTITELGSHVRIPEAPTTYVTLSNEQKPCEDLLFADGFKHKLDWDEVRHLVGKGMRNSLCLAVAPTATISNISNCTQSIEPTYKNLYVKSNMGGDYTIINEYLIDDLKALGLWSADLSRELKRYDGALDDLDVPEHIKELYKTAFDMEPEQLIRCASLRQIYIDQAQSLNLYMSAPSGKKIDEMYRYAWHSGLKTTYYLRTRAATGVEKSSLSSVKRKETILPPEVKACSIDNPECESCQ